From the genome of Papaver somniferum cultivar HN1 chromosome 2, ASM357369v1, whole genome shotgun sequence, one region includes:
- the LOC113353424 gene encoding transmembrane protein 258-like, giving the protein MAGSVKSISSPIPVTLFPTLAALMLTIGLIVTASFFIYEATSSRKTRSVSKELITGTVASVFLGFGSLFLLLASGVYV; this is encoded by the exons ATG GCAGGATCAGTAAAATCAATCAGCAGTCCAATTCCAGTTACTTTGTTTCCAACTTTAGCTGCTCTTATGCTTACAATAGGTCTTATTGTTACCGCTTCATTCTTCAT ATATGAAGCTACCTCATCTAGGAAAACTCGCAGTGTATCAAAGGAGCTGATAACTGGGACAGTTGCATCTGTTTTCCTG GGTTTTGGATCATTGTTCCTTCTACTAGCTTCTGGTGTTTATGTTTGA